One uncultured Pseudodesulfovibrio sp. genomic window carries:
- a CDS encoding HD-GYP domain-containing protein: MPEIRISVDQLRPGVFIRLEATSWFEHPFLFSNFKIKDEDQIALIQSLGISHVICIPEKSDVLPAAPSKPIQDAPAAEKSIPREVIDQLWEVKKERTRRLKQKKERIALCEKRFNTCIKTFNDILKGVVAGQDEAAVAAADFVSRLADYFLGDRESTLHLMNVVDRGESAYSHPMNVAVLSMIVGKEAQLNAEEMTVLGLGALFHDIGKERLPKTLLKKRGELTRPEQELMERHSAYGADMLSGIDIFPPGAATVVAQHHERTDGSGYPRGLGGEDINRLARMVAIADAYDNHCNRPEPMESLTPYLALSYMYGQQKHLFDVGLLALFIRCLGVYPPGTVVELSNGEVGMVMAVNPKNQLNPSVMLYDPDVPKKEALIVDLADEPDLRVEKSIRLAQLSRETLEYLSPRTRITYYVEPGS; this comes from the coding sequence ATGCCTGAAATCCGCATCTCGGTGGACCAGCTCCGACCGGGGGTCTTCATCCGACTGGAAGCGACCAGTTGGTTTGAACACCCCTTCCTGTTCAGCAATTTCAAGATCAAGGACGAAGACCAGATCGCCCTGATACAGAGTCTGGGGATCTCCCACGTCATCTGTATCCCCGAGAAATCGGATGTTCTGCCCGCCGCCCCGTCCAAGCCAATCCAGGATGCCCCTGCAGCCGAAAAATCGATCCCGCGCGAGGTCATCGACCAGCTGTGGGAGGTCAAAAAGGAGCGCACCCGGCGGCTGAAGCAGAAAAAGGAACGCATCGCCCTGTGTGAAAAGCGATTCAACACCTGTATCAAGACCTTCAACGACATCCTCAAGGGGGTTGTCGCGGGGCAGGATGAGGCGGCCGTGGCCGCAGCGGATTTCGTCTCGCGCCTGGCAGACTATTTTCTGGGCGACCGGGAATCCACCCTGCACCTGATGAACGTGGTCGACCGGGGCGAATCGGCCTACTCGCATCCCATGAACGTAGCCGTGCTGTCCATGATCGTCGGCAAGGAGGCCCAGCTGAACGCCGAGGAGATGACCGTGCTCGGACTGGGCGCGCTGTTCCATGACATCGGCAAGGAAAGGCTGCCGAAGACCCTGCTCAAGAAGCGCGGCGAGCTGACCCGCCCTGAACAGGAACTGATGGAACGCCATTCGGCCTACGGTGCGGACATGCTGTCGGGCATCGACATCTTCCCGCCCGGCGCGGCCACGGTGGTGGCCCAGCATCACGAGCGGACGGACGGTTCAGGCTATCCGCGAGGACTCGGGGGCGAGGACATCAACAGGCTGGCGCGCATGGTGGCCATTGCCGACGCCTACGACAACCACTGCAACCGGCCCGAACCCATGGAGTCCCTGACCCCGTATCTGGCCCTGTCGTACATGTACGGCCAGCAGAAGCACCTTTTCGACGTGGGGCTGCTCGCCCTGTTCATCCGCTGTCTGGGCGTGTATCCGCCCGGCACCGTGGTGGAGCTGTCCAACGGCGAGGTGGGCATGGTCATGGCGGTAAACCCCAAAAACCAGCTCAACCCCAGCGTCATGCTCTACGATCCGGACGTACCCAAAAAGGAAGCGCTCATCGTGGACCTGGCCGACGAGCCGGACCTGCGCGTGGAAAAATCCATCCGTCTGGCCCAGCTTTCCCGTGAAACTCTCGAATACCTCTCCCCCCGCACCCGCATCACCTACTACGTGGAACCCGGTTCCTAG
- a CDS encoding iron ABC transporter permease, whose amino-acid sequence MFADKRRLPLLLLTAALVWFLAGFILYPALSTFMVSLAPDGGASTGAGLARYLAFFSSATDLSVLWNSVVLGLLTVSACGVTGTALAFFVHYFEFPFRGVVDKILLLPVMMPGIIIVFAFVQLYGESGLVTKTVETWLGLGSAPWDFAGLPGILFVHTYTQYVYFYIAVSLAIRHIDGSVVESARSLGASRFKVFTSVILPFLTPALVTSAAVTFMTGIGSFTAPSIIGGPYKVLTTQILLAKANNYMGVAAVQVVVLTVISLIFFGVLRYYERGRIFSAQVKGTPMRPVPIRNPLARYAVRGAAWFLVTMVVLPFLAIILLSFVDSASWMVSIYPKHFFLDNFEAVFTRARKFRPFLNSVNMSLLAALGCLLVAVPASFIIEKTRMKLRWLIEFMVILPWAMPASAIAVNLINANSTPNVFAFNAILLGSYFLLPLGYFIKSLPIVVKIVHVSFQNLSTTLLEASASLGASRFQTFRGVALPMLSPGLLAGFLLVFIHSVGEYTVSAFLYTASNKPMSIAMVNAIFEYEIGLSMAYGTLLLVLTGALGAIIGLVRRDALA is encoded by the coding sequence GTGTTTGCGGACAAGCGCCGTCTTCCGCTCCTGCTGCTCACCGCAGCCCTGGTCTGGTTCCTGGCGGGCTTCATCCTGTATCCGGCCCTGTCCACGTTCATGGTCAGCCTGGCCCCGGACGGCGGCGCGTCCACCGGGGCGGGGCTGGCCCGCTACCTGGCCTTTTTCTCCTCGGCCACGGACCTGTCCGTACTGTGGAACTCCGTAGTCCTCGGGTTGCTGACCGTGTCCGCCTGCGGGGTGACCGGCACGGCGCTCGCCTTTTTCGTGCACTATTTCGAATTCCCCTTTCGCGGGGTGGTGGACAAGATTCTGCTGTTGCCTGTGATGATGCCGGGGATCATCATCGTGTTCGCATTCGTCCAGCTCTACGGCGAGAGCGGGCTGGTGACCAAAACCGTGGAAACGTGGCTGGGCTTGGGTTCCGCACCGTGGGACTTCGCCGGGCTGCCGGGCATCCTGTTCGTGCACACCTATACCCAATACGTCTATTTCTACATCGCGGTTTCCCTGGCCATCCGGCACATCGACGGTTCGGTGGTGGAGAGCGCGCGGAGTCTCGGAGCGTCCCGGTTCAAGGTCTTCACCTCGGTCATCCTGCCGTTTCTGACCCCGGCCCTGGTCACTTCGGCAGCCGTGACCTTCATGACCGGCATCGGTTCGTTCACCGCGCCGAGCATCATAGGCGGACCGTACAAGGTCCTGACCACCCAGATTCTGCTGGCCAAGGCCAACAACTACATGGGCGTGGCCGCCGTGCAGGTGGTCGTGCTGACCGTCATCTCGCTCATTTTCTTCGGCGTGCTCCGGTACTACGAACGGGGGCGCATCTTCTCTGCACAGGTCAAGGGGACGCCCATGCGCCCCGTCCCCATCCGCAACCCGCTGGCCCGATACGCCGTGCGCGGTGCGGCCTGGTTCCTGGTGACCATGGTCGTCCTGCCGTTTCTGGCCATCATCCTGCTCTCCTTCGTGGACTCGGCCTCATGGATGGTCAGCATCTATCCGAAGCATTTCTTCCTGGACAACTTCGAGGCGGTCTTTACCAGGGCCCGGAAGTTCCGCCCGTTCCTGAACAGCGTGAACATGTCCCTGCTGGCCGCGCTGGGCTGTCTCCTGGTGGCCGTCCCCGCGTCCTTCATCATCGAAAAGACCCGCATGAAGCTGCGTTGGCTGATCGAGTTCATGGTCATCCTGCCCTGGGCCATGCCAGCCAGCGCCATAGCCGTGAACCTGATCAACGCCAACAGCACGCCCAATGTCTTCGCCTTCAACGCCATTCTGCTGGGTTCCTACTTCCTCCTGCCGCTGGGATACTTCATCAAATCCCTGCCCATCGTGGTCAAGATCGTGCACGTCTCCTTCCAGAACCTGAGCACGACACTGCTGGAGGCCTCGGCCAGCCTGGGGGCGAGCCGGTTCCAGACGTTCAGGGGGGTGGCCCTGCCCATGCTTTCGCCCGGACTGCTGGCCGGGTTCCTGCTGGTTTTCATCCACAGCGTGGGGGAATACACGGTCTCGGCCTTTCTCTACACGGCCTCCAACAAACCCATGTCCATCGCCATGGTCAACGCCATCTTCGAATACGAGATCGGTTTGTCCATGGCCTACGGCACACTGCTGCTGGTTCTGACAGGCGCGCTGGGCGCGATTATCGGCCTGGTGCGGCGGGACGCGCTGGCCTGA
- a CDS encoding protein phosphatase 2C domain-containing protein, producing the protein MRIDTVFEQGTGALNEDFLVVDKNLFGVFDGATSLSSARFGHGLTGGYLASTVAGTAFRGSDLPLRELADKANRAILDAMRKHGVDMEDRANLWSTSAAVVRVEEDRFEWVQIGDCLVMTLHDDGTHRVHCAEFNHDLETLTMWQEASCESQGTVLDVIHEQIVKVRRGMNVTYGVFNGEPAALDFLNAGSLPLEGITDILLFTDGLFIPKSDPGEREDFDRFAELFRAGGLKCVRDHVRCTEAGDAACTLYPRFKVHDDVAAISIAL; encoded by the coding sequence ATGAGAATCGATACTGTTTTTGAGCAGGGGACCGGCGCGCTGAACGAGGATTTCCTGGTTGTGGACAAAAACCTGTTCGGTGTGTTCGACGGGGCCACCAGCTTGTCCTCGGCCCGTTTCGGACACGGGCTGACAGGCGGCTATCTTGCCTCGACCGTTGCCGGGACAGCCTTTCGCGGTAGCGACCTGCCGCTCAGGGAGCTGGCGGACAAGGCCAACCGGGCGATCCTGGACGCCATGCGCAAGCACGGCGTGGACATGGAGGACCGGGCGAACCTGTGGTCCACCAGCGCGGCTGTGGTCCGGGTGGAGGAGGATCGGTTCGAGTGGGTCCAGATCGGCGACTGCCTGGTCATGACGCTGCACGATGACGGCACCCATAGGGTGCACTGTGCCGAATTCAACCACGACCTCGAAACCCTGACCATGTGGCAAGAGGCCTCCTGCGAGAGCCAGGGGACGGTGCTCGACGTCATCCACGAGCAGATCGTCAAGGTCCGCCGGGGCATGAACGTGACATACGGCGTCTTCAACGGTGAGCCCGCGGCCTTGGATTTCCTGAACGCGGGCTCGCTGCCGCTTGAGGGGATCACGGATATCCTGCTTTTTACCGACGGTCTGTTCATACCCAAAAGCGACCCCGGCGAGCGCGAGGATTTCGACCGCTTCGCCGAGTTGTTCCGCGCGGGCGGGCTTAAGTGCGTCCGGGATCACGTCAGGTGCACGGAGGCCGGGGACGCGGCATGCACTCTTTACCCCCGGTTCAAGGTCCACGACGACGTGGCGGCAATTTCCATAGCCCTGTAG
- a CDS encoding glycerophosphodiester phosphodiesterase family protein, producing the protein MRFKTLIVVAAACLLASAAGAMAGENIQVGPRPYYLVENMDDGPLKESLRMCADKPLKRTAFSIGHRGAPMQFPEHTRESYEAAARMGAGVLECDVAFTKDRQLVCRHSQCDLATTTNILTIPELAAKCSKPFTPAKIDPSTGKVLEPATAMCCTSDLTVEEFKRLKGKMDASNPAATTPEEFLGGTPAWRTELYTATGTVMTHKESIVLFKKLGVKMTPELKTPSVSMPFDGDYTQEKYAQQMLDEYKEAGVSPSDVFAQSFRLADILYWLKNDPEFGKQAVFLDEDGLKGFSQDKPETWSPTPAELKADGVKIVAPPLWVLVTVEDGKIVPSAYAKAAKAAGLKIITWSLERSGLLTDGGGWYYQSIKDVVRKPGDMLSLVDVLAQQVGVIGIFSDWPGTVTYYANCKGL; encoded by the coding sequence ATGCGCTTCAAAACACTGATCGTCGTGGCTGCGGCATGTCTGCTGGCGAGCGCGGCCGGGGCAATGGCCGGGGAGAACATTCAGGTGGGGCCCCGTCCCTACTACCTGGTTGAAAACATGGACGACGGCCCGCTCAAGGAGTCGCTCAGGATGTGCGCGGACAAGCCGCTCAAACGCACGGCCTTTTCCATCGGCCACCGTGGCGCGCCCATGCAGTTCCCCGAGCACACCAGGGAAAGCTATGAGGCCGCCGCCCGTATGGGCGCGGGCGTGCTCGAGTGTGACGTGGCCTTCACCAAGGACCGTCAGTTGGTCTGCCGTCACTCCCAGTGCGATCTGGCCACGACCACCAATATCCTGACCATTCCCGAACTGGCCGCCAAGTGCTCCAAGCCGTTTACCCCGGCCAAGATCGATCCGTCCACTGGCAAGGTCCTGGAACCGGCCACGGCCATGTGCTGCACCAGCGACCTGACCGTGGAGGAGTTCAAGCGCCTCAAGGGAAAGATGGACGCCTCAAATCCGGCGGCGACCACGCCCGAGGAATTTCTGGGAGGCACCCCGGCCTGGCGCACGGAGCTGTACACGGCCACGGGTACGGTCATGACCCACAAGGAATCCATCGTGTTGTTCAAGAAGCTCGGCGTGAAGATGACCCCGGAACTGAAGACCCCGAGCGTGTCCATGCCGTTCGACGGGGACTACACCCAGGAAAAGTACGCCCAGCAGATGCTCGACGAATACAAGGAGGCGGGCGTGTCCCCGTCCGACGTCTTTGCCCAGTCCTTCCGGCTGGCCGACATACTCTACTGGTTGAAGAACGACCCCGAATTCGGCAAGCAGGCCGTGTTTCTGGACGAGGACGGGCTCAAGGGGTTCAGCCAGGACAAGCCCGAGACCTGGTCGCCGACTCCGGCCGAACTCAAGGCCGACGGCGTGAAGATCGTGGCTCCGCCCCTGTGGGTGCTGGTCACGGTGGAGGACGGCAAGATCGTGCCCTCGGCCTACGCCAAGGCGGCCAAGGCCGCGGGACTGAAGATCATCACCTGGTCCCTGGAGCGTTCCGGTCTGCTGACGGATGGCGGCGGCTGGTACTATCAGTCCATCAAGGATGTGGTCCGCAAGCCCGGCGACATGCTCAGTCTGGTGGATGTGCTGGCCCAGCAGGTCGGGGTCATCGGCATCTTCAGCGACTGGCCCGGAACGGTCACGTATTACGCCAACTGCAAGGGGCTCTAA
- a CDS encoding ABC transporter ATP-binding protein: MDEVVLKGVTRTFGSTTACSGVDLSVARGELFTFLGPSGCGKTTILRLIAGFLAPQSGVIMLGGRDITGLPPEKREVGMVFQNYALFPYLTVARNVEYGLRVRGGSKTAIRATVARYLELVGLSGFEDRRIDELSGGEQQRVALARSLAVEPRVLLLDEPLSNLDARLRDRTREELKNLQRELGITTIFVTHDQNEALTLSDRIAVFDHGKVVQTGTPAEIYGQPCNGFVAGFVGDTNLIEADWRDGMAVASGGQSIRAASPGPGRYVAVRPQDVRLSSLDVPASSDDDNVFEGRVADVQLNGVWIDYRIDVHGMVLRAAALNTVGEGFSPCPGDAVRVSFSARAAMVLEA; the protein is encoded by the coding sequence ATGGACGAAGTGGTCCTCAAGGGGGTGACCCGGACCTTTGGTTCGACCACGGCCTGCTCCGGCGTGGACCTGAGTGTCGCCCGGGGCGAGCTGTTTACCTTCCTGGGGCCTTCCGGCTGCGGCAAGACGACCATTTTGCGCCTGATTGCGGGGTTTCTGGCCCCGCAGTCAGGCGTCATCATGCTTGGCGGCCGCGACATCACCGGGCTGCCCCCCGAGAAACGAGAAGTGGGCATGGTCTTTCAGAACTACGCCCTGTTTCCGTATCTGACCGTTGCCCGCAACGTGGAGTACGGGCTCCGGGTGCGTGGGGGAAGCAAGACCGCCATACGCGCGACCGTGGCCCGCTATCTGGAACTTGTCGGCCTGTCCGGGTTCGAGGACCGGCGCATTGATGAACTGTCGGGCGGGGAACAGCAGCGGGTGGCTTTGGCCCGGTCGCTGGCCGTGGAGCCGCGCGTATTGCTGCTGGACGAGCCGTTGTCCAACCTGGACGCCCGGCTGCGCGACCGCACCCGCGAGGAGTTGAAGAATCTCCAGCGGGAACTGGGCATCACCACCATCTTCGTGACGCACGATCAGAACGAGGCCCTGACCCTGTCCGACCGCATCGCGGTGTTCGACCACGGCAAGGTGGTCCAGACCGGCACTCCGGCCGAGATATACGGTCAGCCGTGCAACGGATTCGTGGCCGGGTTCGTGGGCGACACCAATCTCATCGAGGCGGACTGGCGGGACGGGATGGCCGTGGCTTCCGGCGGCCAGTCCATTCGGGCCGCAAGCCCGGGACCGGGCCGATATGTGGCTGTCAGGCCCCAGGATGTGCGCCTTTCTTCGCTGGATGTCCCTGCATCATCGGATGACGACAACGTCTTTGAGGGACGCGTGGCGGATGTGCAACTCAACGGGGTCTGGATCGACTACCGGATCGACGTGCACGGCATGGTCTTGCGTGCCGCTGCCCTGAATACCGTGGGCGAAGGGTTCTCGCCCTGTCCCGGCGACGCGGTGCGCGTGTCCTTTTCGGCGCGGGCGGCCATGGTCCTGGAGGCGTAG
- a CDS encoding PQQ-dependent sugar dehydrogenase produces the protein MHRYISLATLLLIFLVAGSAAAEPYFSPERTEPVENIRTTTLLTGLEHPWAMAWLPDGGLLITERTGRVRLLKEGELSTIPGAPEPLVYGQGGLLDIALHPDFEENRLVYFTLSTGTESANHTALARARYDGKRFVDAEVLFTASPAKSGGQHFGSRMAWLPDKTLVLSVGDGGNPPQRVDGMLAREQAQNPASHQGKLLHLKDDGSPAEPPAFAAQSAAPGLYTMGHRNIQGMAYDSLRGTLWVSEHAARTGDEINRIEPGRNYGWPKASWSKEYTLPMDVADHHSLPGMVDPVVVWKWRFAPSGLLVYTGDAFPSLKGNLIAGGLRSETIRFIELDGNGTVLGDRNLNMGHRVRDIRQGPDGLIYVLTDEDDGRLIRLEPR, from the coding sequence ATGCACAGATATATATCCCTTGCCACGCTTCTCCTGATTTTTCTGGTTGCAGGCAGTGCCGCAGCCGAACCCTATTTCTCGCCGGAACGGACCGAACCGGTCGAAAACATCCGGACGACCACCCTGCTCACCGGGCTTGAACACCCCTGGGCCATGGCGTGGCTCCCGGACGGCGGGCTGCTGATCACCGAGCGGACCGGACGGGTTCGCCTGCTCAAGGAAGGTGAACTCTCGACCATACCCGGCGCGCCCGAACCTCTGGTCTACGGGCAGGGTGGGCTGCTGGACATCGCCCTGCACCCCGATTTCGAGGAAAACCGGCTGGTATACTTCACCCTGTCCACGGGGACGGAGTCGGCAAACCATACCGCCCTGGCCCGGGCGCGCTACGACGGCAAGCGGTTCGTCGACGCAGAGGTGCTGTTCACCGCCTCTCCGGCCAAGTCCGGAGGGCAGCACTTCGGGTCGCGCATGGCCTGGCTGCCGGACAAGACCCTGGTCCTGTCCGTGGGCGACGGCGGCAACCCGCCCCAGCGCGTGGACGGCATGCTCGCTCGTGAACAGGCCCAGAATCCGGCCTCGCACCAGGGCAAGCTCCTCCACCTCAAGGACGACGGGTCCCCGGCGGAGCCTCCGGCCTTTGCCGCCCAATCCGCCGCACCAGGCCTGTACACCATGGGGCATCGCAACATCCAGGGTATGGCCTACGACTCTCTGCGCGGCACCCTGTGGGTCAGCGAGCACGCCGCCCGCACCGGCGACGAGATCAACCGCATAGAACCCGGGCGCAACTACGGCTGGCCCAAGGCGTCATGGAGCAAGGAGTACACCCTGCCCATGGACGTGGCGGACCACCACTCCCTGCCCGGAATGGTCGACCCGGTAGTGGTCTGGAAGTGGCGTTTCGCGCCCTCGGGCCTACTGGTCTACACCGGCGACGCCTTCCCGTCCCTCAAGGGCAATCTCATCGCCGGGGGGCTGCGTAGCGAGACGATCCGGTTCATTGAACTGGACGGCAACGGAACGGTCCTCGGCGACCGGAATCTGAACATGGGCCACCGCGTCCGCGACATCCGCCAGGGACCGGACGGGCTGATATACGTGCTCACCGATGAAGACGATGGACGTTTGATCCGCCTTGAACCTCGCTGA
- a CDS encoding DUF2721 domain-containing protein — translation MQMTVTTPALLFPAISLFMLAFTNRFLSLGARIRTLHDQYRQHPDKAILAQIDNLRKRVHMIRHMQGFGVMSMVACIFSMICIFQEFELAGQIMFGVSLLFLILSMVYSFLEIRISLNALEILLQDMDQR, via the coding sequence ATGCAGATGACCGTCACCACTCCGGCCCTGCTTTTCCCGGCCATCTCCCTGTTCATGCTCGCCTTCACCAACCGCTTTCTGTCTCTTGGCGCGCGCATCCGCACCCTGCACGACCAGTACCGGCAGCACCCCGACAAAGCCATCCTCGCCCAGATCGACAACCTGCGTAAGAGAGTTCACATGATCCGGCATATGCAGGGGTTCGGGGTCATGTCCATGGTCGCCTGCATCTTCTCCATGATCTGCATCTTTCAGGAGTTTGAACTTGCCGGACAGATCATGTTCGGCGTCAGCCTGCTCTTCCTCATCCTGTCCATGGTCTACTCCTTCCTCGAAATCCGTATCTCCCTCAACGCTCTGGAGATCCTCCTTCAGGACATGGACCAGCGATAG
- a CDS encoding response regulator: MAADRTKSFRVLAVDHDESMLTLYRDILCFEGEEPSALEALFGEDARLPSREEIDEDAARPVFEVVQASGADGGIDAMESAMSDGEPFAIALVDIHLSDLGEALLGIDLAEALRERDPHMEIVLLSARHKVPLKEFNKRVQPPEKLLYIQKPFRSPELKQIALSLGSKWDAENRLRDLNETLASKVEARTSELNAVNRRLRLDIAKRAAVLRELQASEQRYRLLFEKNISGNFATDREGRILDCNTAFAEMFDFALPEDALGANIFDLWDRAGGGEPLRELLSSCARVSSQEVVFSRGPIKRHLMVSCDTVADGEGGREELRGYLFDISEAKRLEDQLRQSQKMEALGTLAGGIAHDFNNILGVILGYAEIIESGAEPDSGLSRRVGEISRAGRRARDLVTQILNFSRQGPQERHAMTLTPLIKEALKLLRSSVPTNVAINTRIETERDQVMADPTQMHQILLNLCGNAAHAMKDSGGTMTITLADTLPEDTVLPPEALGRPEHFVRLTVSDNGPGIDPEVAERVFDPFFTTKKQGEGTGMGLAMVHGIVKRHDGYLELENNPGQGATFHVFLPRSSEVTRPEADIPADLVFREGRILFVDDEKPLTDIGREMLESIGFEVVTRTSSIEALEAFKFKADDFDLVITDQSMPNMTGMEFAREILKIRPDIPIILCTGFSDAVSYERLRDIGIGDFIMKPILKHDLMASISRLLAGK, from the coding sequence TTGGCAGCCGACCGCACCAAAAGCTTTCGCGTCCTCGCCGTGGACCATGACGAGTCCATGCTCACCCTCTACCGCGACATCCTCTGCTTCGAGGGCGAGGAGCCGTCCGCCCTGGAGGCGTTGTTCGGTGAGGACGCCCGGCTGCCGTCACGTGAGGAAATCGACGAGGACGCGGCCCGGCCGGTTTTTGAAGTGGTCCAGGCCTCTGGTGCGGACGGCGGGATCGATGCCATGGAGAGCGCAATGTCGGACGGCGAGCCGTTCGCCATTGCCCTGGTGGATATCCATCTTTCCGACCTGGGCGAGGCGCTGTTGGGCATCGACCTGGCAGAGGCCCTGCGGGAACGGGACCCGCACATGGAGATCGTCCTGTTGTCGGCCCGCCACAAGGTCCCCCTCAAAGAGTTCAACAAGCGGGTTCAGCCGCCCGAGAAGCTGCTTTACATCCAGAAGCCGTTCCGTTCGCCGGAGCTCAAACAGATTGCCTTGTCCCTCGGTTCCAAATGGGATGCGGAGAATCGGCTGCGGGACCTGAACGAGACCCTGGCTTCCAAGGTCGAGGCCCGGACCAGCGAACTCAACGCGGTCAACCGGCGATTGCGCCTGGATATCGCCAAGCGCGCGGCGGTCCTGCGGGAGTTGCAGGCCTCGGAACAACGCTACCGGCTGCTCTTCGAAAAGAACATCTCCGGAAACTTTGCGACGGATAGAGAGGGCCGTATTCTGGACTGCAACACGGCCTTTGCGGAGATGTTCGACTTTGCGCTGCCCGAGGACGCCCTGGGCGCGAATATCTTCGATTTGTGGGATCGGGCCGGTGGCGGGGAACCCCTTCGGGAACTATTGTCTTCCTGCGCCAGGGTATCCAGCCAGGAGGTGGTTTTTTCACGCGGACCGATCAAGCGCCACCTGATGGTCAGCTGCGACACCGTGGCCGACGGCGAGGGCGGCCGGGAAGAACTGCGCGGCTATCTCTTTGACATTTCCGAGGCCAAACGGCTTGAAGATCAATTGCGCCAATCCCAGAAGATGGAGGCCCTGGGCACGCTGGCCGGGGGTATCGCCCACGACTTCAACAACATCCTGGGCGTCATTCTGGGGTATGCCGAGATCATCGAGTCCGGCGCCGAGCCGGACTCCGGCCTGTCGCGTCGCGTCGGGGAAATCTCCCGGGCGGGCCGCAGGGCGCGTGATCTGGTCACCCAGATTCTGAATTTCTCCCGTCAGGGGCCGCAGGAGCGGCATGCCATGACCCTGACCCCGCTTATCAAGGAGGCGCTGAAGCTGCTTCGTTCCTCGGTGCCGACCAACGTGGCCATCAACACCCGGATAGAGACGGAACGGGACCAGGTCATGGCCGACCCGACCCAGATGCACCAGATCCTGCTCAACCTGTGCGGCAACGCCGCCCATGCCATGAAGGATTCGGGCGGGACCATGACCATCACCCTGGCCGATACGCTGCCGGAAGATACCGTGCTGCCGCCCGAGGCCCTTGGCAGACCGGAACATTTCGTGCGTCTGACCGTGTCCGACAACGGCCCCGGCATCGATCCGGAGGTGGCCGAGCGGGTCTTCGATCCTTTCTTCACCACCAAGAAGCAGGGCGAGGGTACGGGCATGGGGCTGGCCATGGTCCACGGCATCGTCAAACGCCACGACGGCTACCTGGAGCTGGAGAACAACCCCGGCCAGGGCGCGACCTTCCACGTCTTTTTGCCGCGCAGCTCGGAAGTGACCCGGCCAGAGGCAGACATCCCGGCGGATCTCGTGTTCCGCGAAGGGCGCATCCTGTTCGTGGACGACGAGAAGCCGCTCACGGACATCGGCCGCGAGATGCTGGAATCCATCGGCTTCGAGGTCGTCACCCGGACCTCGTCCATCGAGGCGCTGGAAGCCTTCAAGTTCAAGGCGGACGACTTCGATCTGGTCATCACCGACCAGTCCATGCCCAACATGACCGGTATGGAGTTTGCCCGAGAGATCCTCAAGATCAGGCCGGATATCCCGATCATCCTGTGTACCGGCTTCTCGGACGCGGTGTCCTACGAGCGTTTGCGCGACATAGGCATCGGCGACTTCATCATGAAGCCGATCCTCAAGCACGATCTCATGGCCTCCATCAGCCGGTTGCTGGCCGGCAAGTAG
- a CDS encoding extracellular solute-binding protein, producing MKRIFTLLSSLALVAFCAAAAFAGTLEDKVVVYSTHGESMLEAVADAFEAKTGVAVEFINLKGELADRVRAEKANPQSDVMYGAPSSVYQELKAEDLFQPFTPTWAAEVDPLFKDKDGYWIGTIQTPVLMFYNTEMLSAADAPKDWKDLADPKYKDMLVFRNALSSSARATYTALLQQYEKRGEMDKGWTYLKAVDANTKRYYGSGSLQFQAVGRKEAAISFAVLNSIVDNQIKNKMPLETIDAASGSPVITDAIAVIKGAKHPEAAKAFVEFAGSAEVQALLARKFNRMPTLPDALDEAPAWMAKIKFKIMDVDWGALASKQSAWMQKWDTEVKDSAKDKK from the coding sequence ATGAAACGGATTTTCACTCTGCTGTCGAGCCTGGCGTTGGTGGCGTTCTGCGCCGCTGCCGCGTTTGCCGGTACCCTTGAGGACAAGGTGGTCGTCTACTCCACCCACGGCGAATCCATGCTGGAGGCCGTGGCCGACGCCTTCGAGGCCAAGACCGGCGTGGCCGTCGAATTCATCAATCTCAAGGGCGAGCTGGCCGACAGGGTGCGGGCCGAAAAGGCCAACCCGCAGTCCGACGTCATGTACGGCGCGCCTTCCTCCGTGTACCAGGAGCTCAAGGCGGAGGACCTCTTCCAGCCCTTCACCCCCACCTGGGCCGCCGAGGTCGACCCGTTGTTCAAGGACAAGGACGGCTACTGGATCGGCACCATCCAGACCCCGGTGCTGATGTTCTACAATACCGAGATGCTCTCGGCCGCCGACGCCCCCAAGGATTGGAAGGATCTGGCCGATCCCAAATACAAGGACATGCTGGTCTTCCGCAACGCGTTGTCCTCCTCGGCTCGGGCCACCTATACGGCGCTGCTCCAGCAGTACGAAAAGCGGGGCGAGATGGACAAGGGCTGGACCTACCTCAAGGCGGTGGACGCCAACACCAAGCGTTACTACGGCAGCGGCTCGCTCCAGTTCCAGGCCGTGGGCCGCAAGGAGGCCGCCATCAGCTTCGCGGTGCTGAACTCCATCGTGGACAACCAGATCAAGAACAAGATGCCGCTTGAGACCATCGACGCGGCCAGCGGTTCCCCGGTCATCACCGACGCCATTGCCGTCATCAAGGGCGCCAAGCACCCCGAGGCCGCCAAGGCGTTCGTCGAGTTCGCCGGAAGCGCCGAGGTCCAGGCCCTGCTGGCCCGGAAGTTCAACCGCATGCCGACCCTGCCCGACGCTCTGGACGAGGCACCGGCGTGGATGGCCAAGATCAAGTTCAAGATCATGGACGTGGACTGGGGCGCCCTGGCCTCCAAGCAGTCCGCGTGGATGCAGAAGTGGGACACCGAGGTCAAGGATTCGGCCAAGGACAAGAAGTAA